One segment of Cydia splendana chromosome 22, ilCydSple1.2, whole genome shotgun sequence DNA contains the following:
- the LOC134801446 gene encoding transcriptional activator cubitus interruptus yields MMPDRDVGGAAGSGGFLPLQFPSAFAAFHAAPSTPAAMHHAQHYHHHAQLAAAAAAAGATSELSYLAALHPAYRPVTYDHPLYGANTLRGLEYLSAARSLHPELHAGSTLASQDFQLSLEGSRIASPTRLRLSGGAIGASANRKRAVSWSPYSAESLDLAAVIRASPASLAVRAPSAASTGSYGHLSAGAISPALSLSHASLAQQLLARGGGGVLAGGVLLDPAHQQAAAAAAHHAAHAHLVAGIHRSHISSPTQLLMGTPVDIRQGLGMDGSPPHHLQQPPQQPEVTSIMEADSASSGMTQRKSPQSLMHRDNHHSNKPLSAAAESTVHDGLDSKDEPGDFIETNCHWVDCKLEFPTQDDLVKHINTDHIHASKKAFVCRWVGCSRDEKPFKAQYMLVVHMRRHTGEKPHKCTFEGCCKAYSRLENLKTHLRSHTGEKPYTCEYPGCAKAFSNASDRAKHQNRTHSNEKPYVCKAPGCTKRYTDPSSLRKHVKTVHGAEFYASKKHKGCSRGDDSAESGGGGAGSSPRSEEGGVPIGVRGHTSSASVKSESPASPLPHGLHTPAHQLSAQCGGDLDFGGSGLGGFSDENGAPYFRLDGEVEQEVVGEVGQLPLMLRAMVAIGEPRHHHMPRLQNKMAVNRLMPPGHGVDLGGAAAPGRTDLGNTNVGAEIKTGMPNTRRDSGISSGSSLYSARSSDISRKSSQASVVGAAPAPARLVPHTGVYDQLSPDSSRRSSQVSCVGYAPAPSSALAAVQAVRTSQGNQAVLLRGVTCSEVRAEELALELDPNVQVKEEARRLSEQSNLSDQTQSYQPYPCGTDDVGDAPFPFKTEDEHEPVYKESRSNSTSTVVVTTAQVHHPNQEVNLEQVAEGEMVENKLVIPDEMMQYLNQSILGTDSVAPAKNDSTTPPDPEADKDQDSATKDNATRDQNANNSSDKISDVATSDDSLLKNLGAIGSDLNISDIPVDLRSLDVSMSGNSGSLLATKSPDDKNPLQDQVIPEVPTEQCEDYKKPPTSNVSTTANPLQSLQTMAANQPEPNRMRANLLPQKQNTTMSPKTMVITPQTVMSPQTLPHSMLSPQSLPHSAMSPQSVMSPHNIPHNVMSPPSVYNVMSPQSVMSVMSPQHNAMSPQSMQSLMSPQMPNQIMMSPRHNNIGSPMSQNMASPAVNIASPMNQNMQSPMSHGMPSPMHPSLQSPMAQNVTSPMMQNMPNMPLNPPQNASQNMMMNMSMNQPHMQGMPPNYPQNRQNCNPKAVSKNYNNVQNQYQNQNYNQAPAYPIQNQQNGNNMRQQNMQQYQMQQFNQNQMPGMQQMSQNQPNMMYTNQMISPNYQQPINYPNQQQQQQMHQMQMSRSSVMSVDNSGNMARGTLNSYCEQQNQCPPMQNNQYNQNMQYPQPPPYNAVVNAANVMGPPPPKNNHQYNQAMMNNNQYYNHQRPYIQWDYPGNQFNKHNMQKSAQNSVNMSTGSQKPVNGVRPQINCNQMVKNGEQQTDCSMNSLRSQNNQASDVQVWDISQSQIEATNARKKNQNASTMRQETYQRTLEYVENCENWKSSEMVSSSTHPLQGGDNMVVNDLQTSLSSFYEENQYLQMIQ; encoded by the exons GGTTAGAGTATTTGAGTGCAGCTCGGAGTCTTCACCCGGAACTACACGCTGGCAGCACGCTGGCCAGCCAGGACTTTCAACTTAGTTTAGAAG GATCAAGAATAGCCTCCCCAACGCGCCTCAGGTTATCCGGCGGTGCGATAGGGGCCTCCGCCAACCGCAAACGAGCAGTGTCCTGGAGTCCTTACTCCGCGGAGTCCTTAGACTTGGCCGCGGTTATCAGGGCGTCACCAGCGAGCTTAGCTGTTAGGGCGCCTTCGGCTGCGTCTACTGGAAGCTATGGCCATCTTAGTGCTG GCGCGATATCCCCTGCCCTATCGCTGTCTCACGCGTCGCTGGCGCAGCAGCTGCTGGCGCGAGGTGGCGGGGGCGTGCTGGCAGGCGGAGTACTACTGGATCCTGCGCACCAGCAGGCTGCGGCCGCGGCCGCGCACCACGCAGCCCATGCGCACCTAGTGGCCGGGATACACAG ATCCCACATATCATCACCCACGCAGCTCCTGATGGGGACTCCCGTGGACATCCGACAGGGCCTGGGTATGGACGGATCCCCTCCTCATCATCTGCAACAACCGCCCCAGCAGCCTGAAGTCACTAGCATCATGGAGGCCGATAG TGCTTCCTCAGGCATGACACAGCGGAAGTCCCCACAGAGCCTGATGCATCGAGACAACCATCACAGCAACAAGCCGCTATCGGCCGCCGCGGAGAGCACGGTCCATGACGGACTCGACTCCAAAGACGAACCCGGAGATTTCATCGAGACTAACTGTCATTGG GTGGATTGTAAACTAGAGTTCCCCACGCAAGATGACCTGGTGAAGCATATCAACACAGACCACATCCACGCGAGCAAGAAGGCGTTCGTGTGCCGCTGGGTCGGCTGCTCCAGAGACGAAAAGCCGTTTAAGGCGCAGTACATGCTGGTTGTGCATATGAGGAGGCATACTGGGGAAAAGCCGCATAAGTGCACG TTCGAAGGCTGCTGTAAAGCATACTCCCGTCTCGAGAATCTGAAGACCCATCTCAGAAGTCACACGGGTGAAAAACCCTACACCTGCGAATACCCGGGCTGCGCCAAGGCGTTCTCCAACGCGAGCGATAGAGCGAAGCATCAGAACCGAACGCATAGTAATGAG AAACCCTATGTATGTAAGGCGCCTGGCTGCACAAAGCGGTATACAGACCCATCGTCTCTCAGAAAACATGTGAAGACTGTTCACGGTGCAGAGTTCTATGCCAGTAAGAAACACAAAG GTTGCAGTCGCGGCGACGACTCCGCCGAGTCCGGTGGCGGCGGAGCTGGCTCCTCGCCGCGCTCCGAGGAGGGCGGAGTCCCCATCGGAGTCCGCGGGCACACGTCCTCGGCCTCCGTCAAGAGCGAGAGTCCCGCGTCACCACTCCCACACGGGCTGCATACTCCAGCGCATCAG TTATCAGCTCAATGTGGCGGAGACTTGGACTTCGGGGGTTCTGGCTTGGGTGGCTTCAGTGACGAAAATGGCGCTCCTTACTTCAGGCTAGACGGAGAG GTGGAACAAGAGGTAGTGGGTGAAGTAGGCCAGCTGCCTCTGATGCTGCGCGCCATGGTGGCCATCGGTGAGCCGCGGCACCATCACATGCCGCGCTTGCAAAACAAGATGGCGGTCAATCGCCTCATGCCGCCGGGGCATGGCGTTGACTTGGGAGGAG CTGCCGCACCGGGCCGCACGGATCTCGGGAACACGAACGTGGGAGCAGAGATTAAGACGGGGATGCCGAACACGAGGCGGGACTCTGGAATATCATCCGGCAGTAGCCTTTATAGTGCAag GTCCTCAGATATCTCTCGCAAGAGTAGCCAAGCGTCCGTGGTgggcgcggcgccggcgccggcgcgcctCGTGCCGCATACCGGCGTCTACGATCAGCTGTCTCCGGATAGCAGCCGCAG ATCTAGTCAAGTTTCATGCGTGGGATACGCACCAGCACCATCCTCAGCTCTCGCCGCCGTCCAAGCTGTCCGGACGTCCCAGGGCAATCAG GCGGTCTTACTCCGCGGGGTAACGTGTTCAGAGGTGCGCGCTGAGGAGCTGGCGCTGGAGCTCGACCCCAACGTCCAGGTCAAGGAGGAAGCCAGGAGACTCTCGGAGCAGTCCAACCTGAGTGATCAGACGCAGAGCTACCAGCCGTACCCCTGCGGGACTGATGACGTG GGTGACGCCCCATTCCCATTCAAGACGGAGGACGAGCACGAGCCGGTGTACAAGGAGTCGCGCTCCAACTCCACCAGCACGGTGGTCGTCACCACGGCGCAGGTGCACCACCCCAACCAGGAGGTCAACCTCGAACAG GTCGCAGAAGGAGAAATGGTGGAGAACAAGCTGGTGATACCAGACGAAATGATGCAATATCTTAACCAATCAATATTGGGAACCGACTCGGTAGCACCAGCCAAGAACGACTCCACCACACCGCCCGACCCCGAGGCCGACAAGGACCAAGACAGTGCAACCAAAGACAATGCCACTCGCGACCAGAACGCTAACAATTCTAGTGACAAAATTAGTGACGTAGCGACCAGTGACGATTCTCTACTCAAAAATCTAGGTGCCATAGGTAGTGATCTCAATATAAGTGATATTCCAGTCGATTTAAGGTCGTTAGACGTTAGCATGTCGGGCAACAGCGGCTCTTTACTAGCCACGAAGTCACCCGACGACAAGAACCCGTTACAAGATCAGGTTATACCTGAAGTCCCCACCGAACAGTGCGAGGACTATAAGAAACCACCGACAAGCAATGTCTCAACAACAGCAAATCCTTTGCAATCATTGCAAACTATGGCGGCGAATCAGCCAGAGCCTAATAGGATGAGAGCGAATCTTCTACCTCAGAAACAAAACACGACGATGAGTCCAAAAACCATGGTAATTACTCCGCAGACGGTTATGAGTCCACAGACTTTGCCTCATAGTATGCTGAGTCCGCAGAGCTTACCTCATAGCGCTATGAGTCCACAGAGCGTGATGAGTCCGCACAACATACCCCATAACGTCATGAGTCCACCCAGTGTTTACAACGTTATGAGCCCTCAGAGCGTTATGAGCGTCATGTCCCCACAGCACAACGCTATGAGCCCACAGAGTATGCAGAGTTTGATGAGCCCTCAAATGCCGAACCAGATCATGATGAGTCCGCGACACAATAACATCGGCAGCCCCATGTCTCAAAACATGGCCAGTCCAGCCGTCAACATAGCGAGCCCTATGAACCAAAATATGCAGAGCCCCATGAGCCATGGCATGCCGAGTCCGATGCATCCCAGTCTACAAAGCCCTATGGCACAAAACGTGACAAGTCCCATGATGCAAAACATGCCCAATATGCCGCTAAATCCTCCCCAAAACGCTAGCCAAAACATGATGATGAACATGAGCATGAATCAGCCGCATATGCAAGGCATGCCACCTAACTACCCTCAAAACCGACAAAATTGTAATCCTAAAGCAGTTAGCAAAAACTATAACAACGTACAAAATCAATATCAAAACCAAAACTACAATCAAGCACCCGCCTATCCCATCCAAAACCAGCAGAATGGTAACAATATGCGCCAGCAAAACATGCAGCAATATCAAATGCAACAATTTAACCAGAATCAAATGCCTGGCATGCAACAAATGAGCCAAAATCAGCCCAATATGATGTACACTAACCAAATGATTTCGCCCAATTATCAACAACCGATCAACTACCCCAatcagcagcagcagcagcaaaTGCATCAAATGCAAATGTCAAGGTCTTCAGTGATGAGCGTGGACAACAGCGGTAATATGGCGCGAGGGACTTTAAACAGCTACTGCGAGCAACAGAACCAGTGCCCGCCCATGCAAAACAATCAATACAACCAGAACATGCAATATCCACAGCCGCCTCCTTACAATGCTGTGGTAAATGCTGCCAATGTTATGGGCCCGCCTCCACCTAAAAACAATCATCAGTACAATCAAGCCATGATGAATAACAACCAATACTACAATCACCAAAGACCTTACATCCAGTGGGACTATCCCGGTAATCAGTTCAATAAACACAACATGCAAAAATCCGCTCAGAACTCTGTGAACATGTCTACTGGAAGCCAGAAGCCGGTGAACGGTGTTAGACCACAGATCAATTGCAATCAGATGGTCAAGAATGGAGAACAACAGACTGATTGCAGCATGAATAGTTTAAGAAGTCAAAATAATCAGGCCAGCGATGTTCAAGTCTGGGACATATCGCAGTCGCAGATTGAAGCCACGaatgcgaggaagaagaatCAGAACGCTAGTACGATGCGGCAAGAAACCTATCAGAGGACGCTAGAGTATGTTGAGAACTGCGAGAATTGGAAGAGCTCCGAAATGGTCTCCAGCAGCACCCATCCTCTGCAAGGCGGTGACAACATGGTTGTGAACGATCTCCAAACATCCTTGTCTTCGTTTTATGAAGAAAACCAGTACCTCCAGATGATCCAATAG
- the LOC134801406 gene encoding uncharacterized protein LOC134801406: protein MTRVGHWLVVMLGTTFVVAFLGVANPVQALRHWVQRATHVTQKIDLSTQVCYSEVIPGLYLSNIKAAQDINVLRHLNITHVLTIEAHRIPKSTFAASNINNLFIKAYDTSQTNLMPYFPMSNAFIEEALTSGGNVLVHCRFGVSRSATLVIAYLMQKYNMNYDQAFEYVKSKRFFINPNPGFVSQLQEYHRLHYGVNQYQRFEAYCVVKARKHKYKIVSAAVILVTILVPVIVLIYLW from the exons ATGACCAGGGTCGGGCATTGGTTGGTGGTTATGTTAGGAACCACGTTCGTAGTGGCGTTCCTGGGCGTAGCCAATCCAGTTCAGGCGCTCAGACACTGGGTCCAGCGAGCCACTCATGTTACGCAGAAGATCGACCTCAGCACCCAAGTTTGCTACAGCGAAGTCATCCCTGGCCTTTACCTGAGTAATATCAAAGCTGCCCAGGATATAAATGTCTTGCGTCATCTTAATATCACCCATGTACTCACCATTGAAGCGCATCGCATCCCGAAGTCAACTTTCGCCGCCAGCAATATTAATAACCTCTTCATCAAGGCATATGATACGAGCCAGACTAATCTCATGCCCTATTTCCCCATGTCCAATGCCTTCATCGAGGAAGCTCTCACAAGTGGAGGGAACGTCCTCGTCCATTGCCGTTTCGGCGTATCACGATCGGCCACCTTGGTTATTGCCTACCTGATGCAAAAGTACAACATGAATTATGACCAGGCTTTCGAATATGTCAAGTCAAAGCGGTTTTTCATCAATCCCAATCCTGGATTTGTGAGTCAACTCCAAGAATACCACCGGCTTCACTACGGCGTGAATCAGTATCAGAGGTTCGAGGCATACTGCGTCGTGAAGGCGCGAAAGCACAAATACAAGATAGTCTCAGCAGCTGTCATCCTTGTGACCATCCTGGTGCCTGTAATTGTTTTG ATCTATCTGTGGTAA